A stretch of the Sorangium aterium genome encodes the following:
- a CDS encoding non-reducing end alpha-L-arabinofuranosidase family hydrolase, translated as MMMRIRFRRWPLLATLAATAACVSAEPIDEDGHEFDALAEGVTIDTAATYTLTGVQSGKCVEVAGGSTADAAALQIASCNGSTRQQFRMESAGGGYYRIRNVNSNRCMDVAGASTSDGARIQQYSCWTGENQQWSFTDVSSGVVRLTARNSGKSLDVYGRGTADGTALVQWASNGGTNQQFRITPVSSGSSSSSSSGGGTGGAGGSGGTGGTGGSGGSGGGEGCGLPTTFRWQSSGMLVSPKSDATHNIVSIKDPTVSFFNDRWHIYATTANTAGNWQMTYLNFTDWSQAASAPQYYMDRTPGFSGYRCAPQMFFFRPQNKWYLIYQSQPPQFSTTSDPSRPDSWTRPQNFFASTPAGMPSLPIDYWAICDSANCYLFFTGDDGRMYRSQTTLQNFPNGFGPVSVALQDSNRNNLFEGSSTYKIKGMNKYLTVIEAIGPTGARFYRSFTADRLDGAWTPLAHTWNAPFAGQNNVTYASGVADWSDDVSHGELVRDGNDETATLDTCNLQFLYQGRNPSSGGEYSQLPYRLGLLKAVR; from the coding sequence ATGATGATGAGAATCCGATTCAGGCGATGGCCGCTGCTCGCGACGCTCGCCGCCACGGCCGCGTGCGTCTCCGCCGAGCCGATCGATGAAGACGGTCACGAGTTCGACGCCCTGGCCGAAGGCGTCACCATCGATACCGCGGCGACCTACACGCTCACCGGCGTCCAGAGCGGAAAATGCGTCGAAGTGGCTGGAGGCAGCACCGCTGACGCAGCGGCCCTGCAGATCGCCAGCTGCAACGGCTCGACGCGCCAACAGTTCCGCATGGAATCAGCAGGCGGCGGCTACTATCGCATCCGCAACGTCAACAGCAACCGTTGCATGGACGTCGCCGGCGCCTCCACAAGCGACGGCGCCCGCATCCAGCAATACTCCTGCTGGACCGGGGAAAACCAGCAGTGGTCGTTCACCGACGTCTCCAGCGGCGTCGTGCGCCTCACCGCACGCAACAGCGGCAAGTCCCTGGACGTCTACGGACGCGGCACCGCCGACGGCACCGCCTTGGTTCAGTGGGCATCGAACGGCGGGACCAACCAGCAGTTCCGGATCACACCCGTGAGCTCGGGCAGCAGCAGCAGCAGCAGCAGCGGCGGCGGCACCGGCGGAGCCGGCGGCAGCGGCGGAACCGGCGGAACCGGCGGCAGCGGCGGCAGCGGGGGCGGCGAAGGTTGCGGCTTGCCGACCACCTTCCGCTGGCAGTCGAGCGGCATGCTGGTGAGCCCGAAGTCCGACGCGACTCACAATATCGTGTCCATCAAAGATCCGACGGTCTCCTTCTTCAACGACCGATGGCACATCTACGCCACCACGGCGAACACCGCCGGGAACTGGCAGATGACTTATCTGAACTTCACCGACTGGTCCCAGGCCGCATCCGCGCCGCAATACTACATGGATCGCACGCCCGGCTTCAGCGGCTATCGGTGCGCGCCGCAGATGTTCTTCTTCAGGCCTCAGAACAAGTGGTACCTCATCTATCAATCGCAGCCGCCGCAGTTCTCCACGACCAGCGACCCGAGCCGCCCGGACAGCTGGACCAGACCCCAGAACTTCTTCGCGTCCACGCCCGCTGGCATGCCCAGCCTGCCCATCGATTACTGGGCGATCTGCGACAGCGCCAATTGTTACCTCTTCTTCACCGGCGACGACGGTCGGATGTACCGCAGCCAGACCACCCTGCAGAATTTCCCGAACGGGTTCGGCCCGGTCTCGGTCGCCCTTCAGGACTCGAATCGTAACAATCTGTTCGAGGGGAGCTCCACGTACAAGATCAAGGGCATGAACAAGTACTTGACCGTGATCGAGGCCATCGGCCCGACGGGCGCCAGGTTCTATCGCTCGTTCACCGCGGATCGCCTCGACGGCGCGTGGACCCCGCTCGCGCACACCTGGAACGCGCCGTTCGCAGGTCAAAACAACGTGACCTACGCGTCAGGCGTGGCTGACTGGAGCGACGACGTCAGCCATGGCGAGCTGGTGCGCGATGGCAACGACGAAACCGCGACGCTCGACACCTGCAATCTGCAGTTCCTGTATCAAGGACGCAACCCGAGCTCGGGCGGCGAATACTCGCAGCTCCCGTACCGCCTCGGCCTGTTGAAGGCAGTTCGCTAG